In Danio rerio strain Tuebingen ecotype United States chromosome 18, GRCz12tu, whole genome shotgun sequence, the genomic window caagacgtttggccagaggagaaatggtcgtgcacCACTGAATCTGGTTTCTCTCGGggttttttatccttcactttggtcaattggtgaagtttgttcctccactgtcgccactggcttgcttggtttgggacttgtagagctgcgcatcgatggattagtgtttggactttcacactgaactgaacttcaactctgaaaacggGACTGACTCTGGTTTCAGTTTACCAGAacttcaatgttaagctgctttgactcaatctacattgtagaagctacagaaataaagaatcGTTgagaataaatgtacatttttgttaaactatccctttaaacacaaGGTGGCGGTATCTGCAAACCATCTCTATAGCGTGAGCTGCCCTTAAAGCCCTTTCCCTCATCTCTTGTAGCTCAAAAACATCCACCGGAGACTATTTGCATGTGGAGTCCTTGTGAAAGCGGTTATCAGACTCGAGCTCGGAACGTAAACGGTCAAGTTTACTGAGCTTGCAGCATAACATGAGTGATTAGGGTATCACATAACAAACACCCCCACTCTTTTTCCCAGCCTTCTCGGTTGCATGTTTGTGTCTGGTAAATCCGAAGACCTACCGCCCTGCAATAGACTTGCAAATCACTGCTCCCTTCTGCCGCTCCATTAGCATACAGATGTGCTTAAGAAAAGGAGAGCGGCCTCACAATGGAGCCCTGATGTGAGAAATGCCCTTGCATTTCATTTACTGCCCGGCCTCGTCCCAATAAAAGCCAGCGAGACCTTTGGCTATTGTCCATGACCGCGTGTGACAGTGGGATGTTTCTTAGTCTTGCATGCACAAATGCAGGAACAATGAGCGGAGCAACACACAAAAGCCTTCATCTGTTCGCTCggcctttgtgtgtgtttgcggctTGCATAATTAAAAGAGCTGTCAAGTatgcatttttcttttctttcaagaAGGCAGATGGAAGGAGCGGCGCTCAACTGAACTTGTGTTAAATGCGAGCGGAGGGCCCTCACATGGATAGGAGGTTTCTAATGACGTTTAAGATTGATGTTCATTAGCTGATGTGAAGAAATAAAAGCAAAGACTGAACGCTTGAAAAACaaaatgctgcttgttcaaactgaaATGAGCCTAAACGGCAGAACTGTTgagtttgttttgggacaacttcattgttttatgtttggtTTACTTAAATTGGTATGAATTAAGTAGTTAAGTTAATTCTTTTAAGTTCTTCCAACATAAAAAGCAAGGattgtgaaaaaaacaacaaagaaaaacaaagcaaGGACTGATTTtgctgctgtttgttcaaactacttctttaaaatgagctgaaatgacacaattcttgagtttttttggggggaacttaattttttatgtttggtTTACTTCAATTGGTAATAAATAATGAGTCCcaacataaaaaaacaaggaTTGTGAAAAAGGCAACAATGAAAAACAAAGCAAGGACTGAAaactggggggaaaaaaaagatttttgttgctgtttgtctttaaaaataagctgaaacgacacaattcttgattttttttgggataactttccaaaaacttaattgttttatgttcagtttacttCAGTTGGTAGAAAatagtaagttaacttaattcctttatgtttttCCAACACAAGAAAGCTAGAATGTGGTGAAAACAATGATGAAAAACAAAGCAAGGACTGATTTTGTTGCTAGTTCAACCTACATCAAAATAagctgaaacgacacaattcttgtgattaaaaatttttttttaaaacaattaaaacttaattgttttatgttccgtTTACTTAAATGGGTAAGAAatagtaagttaacttaattttttcatgttgtccaaacactaAAAAGCAAGAATATGACAAaagcaacaataaaaaataatgcaagGACTGACTCTGTTACTGTTTGCTTAAACTAcaactttaaaatgagctgaaacgaccCAATTTCACATttgtttgggacaacttaattgttttctgtGCACTTTTGCTCATTGTTTACTTCAATTGGTAAGAAATaactcaattccttcatgttttccaacacaaaaagcaaaaatgtggaaaaaagacaacaatgaaaaacaaagcaaaggacTGGTTTTGTTGCTGgttcagactacttatttaaaatgagctgaaccgacacaattcttgaattttgttgggacaacttaattctaCAAATCATAAGTTAACTGAataccttcatgttgtcccaacataaaaaAAGCAAGGATGTGAAAAAAGGAACAAATGGAAAAACAATGATTGTGTTGCAGTTTTTCAAGCTACATcttcaaaatgagctgaaatgacacaattcttgagattgttttgggacaacttaattgttttatgttcagttaaCTTAATTGGGTAAGAAATCAGTTAAATaattttcttcatgttgtcccaactcaaaaaAGCAAGAttgtcaaaaaacaacaacaaatgaaaaacaaagcaagaaCTGATTTTGTTGCTGGTTCAACCTACtcctttaaaatgagctaaaacaatacaattcctgagtttttgggacaacttaattgttttatgttcgttTTACTTAATTGGGTAAGAAATAATAagtaaacttaattttttcattttgtcgtaacaaaaaaaacaacaacaacaatgtaaaaaaagcaacaattaaaaacaaagcaaagacgGATTTTGTTGctggttcaaactacttatttaaaatgagctgaaacaacacaattcttgagatttttttgtggacaacttaattgttttatgttcgattTACCTAAATTGGTAAGAaataacaagttaacttaattccttcatattgtcccaactcAAAAAAGCAAGGATGTGAATAAAGCAACAATGAAAAACACATCAAGGACTGATTTTGTTGCTGGTTCAAACTGCTTATTCATGAGCTAAAACGACAcaattctttagattttttttgtggacaacttaattgttttatgttcaacccacttaaatttgttaacttcaagaatttgtgttgggacaacatagcAGAGGCAAAAGCAGGTCTTGTCAAGTTAATTCCTTCATATTGAAGCACAAAAAAGCAAGGATGTGAAAAAAAGCAACAATGAAAAACGAATCAAGGACTGATTTAGTTGctgtttgctcaaactacttattcaaaatgagctgaaacgacacAATGCTTGAGGTTTTTttgtggacaacttaattgttttgtgttcaacccacttaaatttgttaacttaaAGGATTCGTGTCGggacaacataaataaatcacatgcattttttttttttacatgcattgaaGGAGGCGCAAGCGGTTCCcttgaaaagtttatttaaaacaatatattataatgAAAATGGGCATCACTATCCCATGGAATGTAAACAGGTCATTTAAATTATACAAGTAAACAAACACGAAACGAAAGCACAACACAATATACTGTactcacactttgaaaaaaaacaaataaataagttttaaGTTAACAAAAGGCAAAAGCGTGTcttgtcaaaaaaacaaaaacaaaaaaaaacgaacatcaaataataaaacacaacctACGAACATCAGAACTCGCGTCTTACGTTAAAATAAGAAGCTGCGGTTGGACTTGACTTGTTtctgtcattttcacattcacGTTGGCTTGCATATGGACATCTTTGACTCTTCCTTATGGATATCTCTGACTATTAATATACAGGAGTGTACAGATAGCACAACAATCCTGAGATTCCAACACTGAGACTCTGTGCGGCCGGTCTTCGTTAAAGCTAAGAGATATAGCTCGTGCAAAAGCAGACAAATGGgctcaaagaaacaaacaaaaagcctTATGTACATCGTTCCTTCTTccaaatgcataaacacacacacacacactcacataaccAATGCATATTACAAAAGCaataaatagtttgtttttaaagaaaggACTACGGTTAGACTACTCAATAATACTGTCTGTTTAAAAAACAACCATAATGCCTCAACTAAAGGCTACAGTATATGTTCAGGGAGCGAGTTAGACGTATTAGACACTAGAGATGTATATACTCTAAGCTGCTCAGCTTTGGTTAGACTACAGATGGGCGCCTTGGGAAAAGGACAGACAAAACACTGCTTCCCAAAACACATAAACCTAAAGTGAAGTTCCCACTGCAGCTTCAAACAGGTATACAACGGTATACATCAAGTTTTCTTGCGTTCATGAACTATCACGTGTTGGCATGGGACGATgatgtttacagcggtttgggGTTTTAAAACCGGCCGAATTTTCTGATATAGCATATTTTTTAGGACTATTTTATGCAGCTTTTTTTAATGCAGCAGAAAAGTGGACCGTCCACATCAAAATCTACTGTTCTGTAGGATCAGAAACGCTCGTAAAATTAAATATACTGTGTTCAATGTCTGCAAAAAGGTGTTGTTTTTGAGCCAGACATTAAATAAAGAACATATTTTGTTCATCAttaggttatcataccatcataCACCGCCCCATGCCTAATCACGTTGACTTTATGAATAAGCCAATGCAATATGCACAGTGTTTTCTAGTCATCTGAGACAGACAGGCGACTGAAAATGGGCAGACGTTTGCCCTCCAGACTGGGAGAATCGCAGCCGCTCAGACTGCTGGAGCTGGTGTATCCGTCCTGGTCAGAAAGAGAGTCTGCGGACGCACTTCTTTGCAGACCCTTGAGCGCATATGCAAGGTTTTGCACACTTTCTGCATCACTAATGGCGTAGAAGTTCCCATTGGGACCCAGATCTGAAAATGGATGGCTGCTTTTCAGGCTTCCAGGCTCGGGAAATAGAGGAGACAGCAAATCTGGACTGCCTGTTGATTAGATATATGCAGATATTTAATATATTGTGGGAGTAAGCATGCACGATATTGATGGATACTTTCATATAATGTGAATTATTACTATGTCAACACTCGTAACTTTTGATGCTTGTTGTTTTGggagaacttaattgttttatgttcaatccacttgaatttatttaaagaaaactattaagttaacttgatttgttttgggacaacatgaaggacttgTGTGGAACTTTACAGTGAACTTTGCGTTTCTTTTAAGACTCTTCAGATTGTTGTGTTAATGATTGAAGACATTAGACGTTTCCATGTTAATCTGGTCAGTTTATAGGGGTTTGATTAATCATATAAGGGTGTCAATTAATTTAGCAAATGTCAATGTAATGAAAACTACAgtacaaatgcatttttttagtaATAGGTGATCTTAATTTTAGTTAATCCCTAATATTTTGCATTCGTTAACAGCAGTTAATTTAGTAAAAGTCTATGTAATGACATCTACAGCACAAAAagcatatattaatataattaggtGGTGTTAATTTCTTAGTTAATCCTCTATTAGTGCATGAAAAAGTCAAAATCGTTTCGTTAAGGGGAGTTAATAactacccagcaaacaatttcgtgtctaatagacatctaaacatagacccTTTGGCTAAAACATAGTCTAAATAAAGTCATCTTGGAaaaaaaacaaggctaaacttggtcTGTCAGTCTaatatctaatagacatctaagaatagcaaGACTAAGAAATAGCCAAGAAAAGCTAATAGCTAAGAAAAACAAGACTAGTCGTcgaatagacagattagacagactttatatgtgtagtcattcatttctgtttatttgacggTATAATTAATCATATAAAAGGACGTCAGATAATTTTGCGcatgcatttaaatgcatttattaatattaagtgGTACTAATTATTAGATAATCCCTCATAATTAACATTGATTAACATCATTCATTTAACGAAAGTCAGTGTTACGACATCTACTGTacaaaaagcatttattaatataattaggtGGTGTTCATTTCTTAGTTAATCCCTAATAGTGCATTAAAAAGTCATAATCGTTTTGGTAAACGGAGTTAATAactacccagcaaacaattttgtgtctaacagatgtctaatagacatctaaatgtagacagcttggctaaaacaaggccaaACTTGGGttttcagtgaaaatctaatagagaTCTAAGAATCGCAAGACTAAGAAATAGCTAAGAAAAACATGAGTAGTCTctaaaatagacagattagacagactttatatgtgtagttgtTCATTTCTCTTTATTTCATGACTAGTCTAGCTTGGCCTAATTGTAAGCCTGGTTGATagttctgcgtcgagtgatcggcgtgacccactgCGCATGCCTTGTGCAttgctgtgcattcatacttctgtgggctgtttatgttcctctgcagtaacacttccgaaacgctagttggcagtgaggtgttaacgttcgtctgtgtcgagtttcttcgctggtgttttgttttttctgaacgcttcctgaatgtaaaagtggctcaaactcactcattttgaggcagaaaccagctgatgtgcaacaacttaaaccatgaggtaaacacaaaacaaaacacaactttttatctggagctccttctcgagactcgacacttgtaaacactcgctccaacgcactcagcgctaccaagccaaccaatcacagagcttgtgctacgcatcattgcgacgtgtagttacattttttgagaggtgcgcgtcagcaatGCCAATggccacagcgagggctatgcgtccatgcgtaggctgcgccgtagcatacgtgtgCACTTGACGtagaagtgtaaatcagcctttagatgcctattagattttcactgacagctcaaatttagtcttgttttagccaagatgactgtttagacgtctatcagacatcttttaagaaaacaaaaaatgcatgcTGGGTAATAACATTCAGTTGAATTAACTTTAACATAACAAATTAATCACAAAacgtcaaatattttatttagcttcaacttattttaataagttaatcaggtttcaacaacTTTTTTAAAGCTATGCAAAGTTTAACttatattttagtcagtttgattgatgcaagttgagatgactagaaaagttaatttgatttagcttgAAACTACACTGTTTTCCGGCAGCCgggaaaaaaacgtaaaataacagcagttaaattacagaaatttaccgtaacacagcagaggttgaattacagaaatttgcctgaaatttaaatgtaaggaattttgtataatttaatgtctgttattttacgttaaatttctgtagtttaacggccgttactttactttttttttcttttttggcaccccagctgctggaaataaacagtaaatttacagatttttttttacagtgtagagaaaCTAGAGTCTACTTTTCTCGATGCATTACGCATCAACTAATGTTTACTACTCGTAACGTGTTCTTTATCATTGATTGTACCTGTTAAAGCAATCTTTATACACAGCTTAGCTCAATATTGCGATAATATCATAATAAAAGCTTTAGAAACTTGTGATTCTTTTTCTGAAGCATTTATATACCAACGTAATCGCATGGCAATTCGTAAAATTTGGTTTTGTGGCTATTTTGTATGAATTCTTATGATCTAATTCggacaatttagtacgatttgctcatcccccattgACGGTTGCGTTTAGGGGcgaggttgggtgccacgcctcctttttaaaatcctataaattcgaactcgtatgaatttgtgcgcattagccacaaaactgacaaaacgtaaaatacttacattttttcGTGAGATATATATCGGTATATATCACGATATTGAGCTATAATATGACTATAGTTTGGTGTGTATAATTGGTTCTGCTTGTGTAGAACGTTAAACctgtcgaaaaaatatatatatttttcaacttTCCCTCATAAACGCATTTAACACTGGCAGAATCCTACCTGTAGATGGCGGCGGAGATACCGAAGACGATCTGGAAAAGGCCAAAGCATCAGGCACAGCATGAAAGCCACTGAAGTTTTGCTTCTGCGATGAGAATCCGCTAAAGCTGACGCTCTGTCGAAGCAACTGCGGCCGCTCTCggatgtgtgtgttttctgaaagCCCCATCTGCTCTTCTGCGTTGTGTATAAAGTGGCAGCGGGCACCATACGGGCAGAAGCCAATAGTGTGAAAAGTACGACACGGTTCGGTTTTATACTTGGGATGCCTGTTTAAACCTCTCAGCTCTTCCATCCCATGAGCGAATTGGCATTTGGCTCCGTATTTACAAGTGCCGCTTTCTTCAAACGTACGACAGAGCTCTGTTTTATATCGGGTGGACATCGGAGCAGATGAGCTGGTGCTGAGGAGTTTTGGAGAGCAGTTGCTGATGTTTAGACCTGGCGGTGGTGGTGGGAGAGGATTATTGGTGGTTGTTGGACTCTCTAATCCACTCACATGACTCTCGATCATGCTCACGGAACGGTCCACTCTGAATGGGATGTGGTTCAGGGAGGAACGCGGAAGCTGCTGTTTTTTCTCGAGGCTCCAGGATTGGTTGAGGGCCGGCAGGGGCCATAAACTGCTGTCCGTACTGTTGAATTTAGAGTTGGGAAGAGTCACCGGGCATAGCGAGTGTCTGCGCTGGAATCCAACCACACGCTGCTTCTGTGTGGCATCGGTCAGGTCAATGCCACGGAAACTCTGGGGgaaaatggagagagagagagatcagtaTACACACTCATAATGATATACATACTttgatgcttgttcaaactacttaattaaaatgagctgaatcaacacaattttaaaGGGCTTTTagggcacaacttaattgttttatgttcaatctacttaaatttgtaaaagcaaaTTAAGTTACTTAATGGAATTGTGTGGATCTTAGTATTTTGTACagtgtactcaaaaaaaaaagacgttTGTTCATgcagactacttatttaaaatgagctgaaacaacacaattctttgtgTTTACAAGTTTGTTTTGGCACaaattcattgttttatgtttaatttacttaaattgacaacaaatattatgttaaattaattccttcatgttgtcccaacatccatccatccttctgtccattcatccttccatccttccttccatccatccatccatccatctatccatccatccttctatccattcaCCCCTTTATatttatccatcatccatccatccatccatccatccatcttgtctatccatccatccatctatccatccatccttctatccattcaCCCCtctatatttatccatccatgcatccatccatccatctgtccattcacccctctatccatccatcttgtctatccatccatccttctgtccattCACCCCtctatatttatccatccatccatccatccacccctctatccatccatccatccatccatccatccatccatccatccagtctatccgtccatccatccatccatctgtccattcacccctctatccatccatccattttgtccatccatccatccatccatccatccatccatccatccatccatccatccatccatccatccatccttctgtccattcacccctctatccatccatccatccatctatacatcttgtttatccatccatccttctgtccattcatcagtctatctatccatccatgcatccatccgtccatccatcttgtctatccatccatccatcctttctgtTTGTCAGCAAATAAGTAAATCCGCCTAATTCGTCAAGGATATACACAATAAACCAAACTTATTTCCACAGTGGTTCTTGATTTGAAGTACACATTATACTACTCCTGATAACATGTACTCCATGACACAACATTAtaagaataaatacaaataccatcacaaaaaacattaaaacatactgtaaaagtCATCAACATTATTCATTTTGCAGTGTAGTTGTTGAATAAAGGCACTAATATGAATGCATGCTAGGAAGTTCACATAAAAGTCAGTGGTATGTAAAGAAAGTATGTAAAAATGAGACGTTCTTCATTGTGTTCTATTAaagaaacaagaaagaaactgtccctttaaatggatcatttgaatcttgAAGTTCATTTGGGATGTTTAAAACTtacttaaaaattgtttaaaacgcAAAGTGTGTACAGATGAAAGAAACCCAAGCCTCAGGTTTGGGATGTAAACTCAATATTTAGGtgcactgtgcctttaaatgatTCACTTGAATCTTGAAGTTATTTTGGATTGTTTGAAGAACTtcgaggacaacacatacacgtaatacacttcattaaacatataCAGGCTTTACAAATATGCCATAAAACTGCAGGTTAACAATGTTCAAATATAGTAACTTCTATTTGTTTGTAGCtataacttaatttgattgtaatgcaataatgtgctcCTTTTGGAAAGCTGCTTTCAAtcaataaatatagtaaaaagcactaaataaacctgaattgaattgaagaacAGTTTTAAAAGCAAAGTGTGTCCAgatgaaagaaattaaagcatcTGGTTTGCAATGTAAATTGTATATTTGagtgcactgtccctttaaatgaatCATCTAATTCTTAAAGTTATTTTGGAATGATTTAAGGACTTTgaggacaacacacacacttaatacacaaataaacttCCTTAAACATGTAaagacatcacctatatgctaTATAACTGCAGGGTAACCATCTCTGTAAGTGTAACTCTAACTTGATTTggttgtaatgcaataatgtgcaccttttataAAGCTGCTTTCAATCAATAATCATTGTAAAAAGCAGCTAATTAACCTGAATTATATTGAAGAACAGTTTTAAAAGCAAAGTGTGTCCAGATGAAAGAAACTAAAGCATCAGGTCTGCAATGTAAACTATATTTGAGtgcactgtgcctttaaatgatTCATGTGAATCTTAAAGTTATTTTGGAAAGTTTGAAGGACTTTgaggacaacacacacacttaatacacaaacacacttcattaaacatgtacagaCATCACCTACatgctatataactgcaggttaactatgtttaaacATAGCAACTTACATTTGATTGTAACTCttaacttatatttgattgtaatgcgatgatgtgcaccttttgtaaagctgctttgaaacaataataattgtaaaaagctctaaataaacctgaattgaaGAACAGTTTAAAACGCAAAGTGTGTCCAGATTAAAGAAACCAAAGCGTCAGGTCTGCAATGTAAACTCAATATTTGAGTGCACCGTGCCTTTAAATGATTCACTTGAAGTTATTTTGTAACGATTGAAGGACTTCACATACACTTAATACTCAAACACAGTTCAATAAACATGTACAGACATCACCTATACACTATAATAtcgcaggttaactatgtttaaatatagtaacttatatttgattgtaactttaacttaatttgattgtgtTGATGTAATGTGCAGCTTTTGGAAAGCTGCCTTTAAACAATAATTAGTGTAAAAAGTACTTAATTAAATTGAGTTAAATTGAAGAACAGTTTAAAAAGCAAAGTGTGTTCAGATTTAGGAAACTAAAGCAACAGATTTGTAATAcaaactgtgtatttaagtgcactgtgcctttaaatgaatCATCTGAATCTTGAAGTTATTTTGGAATGATTCAAAGACTTTgagaacaacacacacacttaaacatgtACATATGCATCACATATACGCTATAAGATTGCAGGGTAACTATGTTTAAgtaacttatatttgattgtaactctatatttgattgtaatgcaatgatGTGCTCCTTTTGGAAAGCTGCTTTGAAGCAATAATTGTTATAAAAAGTGCTTAATACACTTGAGCTGAATTGAAGAACAGTTTAGAAAGCAAAGTGTGTACAGATTTAAGGAACTAAAGCGTCAGGTTTGTGTTGTAAACTCTCTGTTTAAGtgcactgtgcctttaaatgattcattcgaACCTTAAAGTT contains:
- the sb:cb81 gene encoding mRNA decay activator protein ZFP36L1-like, producing MPSNFLTPFLELDDEFCKSFRGIDLTDATQKQRVVGFQRRHSLCPVTLPNSKFNSTDSSLWPLPALNQSWSLEKKQQLPRSSLNHIPFRVDRSVSMIESHVSGLESPTTTNNPLPPPPPGLNISNCSPKLLSTSSSAPMSTRYKTELCRTFEESGTCKYGAKCQFAHGMEELRGLNRHPKYKTEPCRTFHTIGFCPYGARCHFIHNAEEQMGLSENTHIRERPQLLRQSVSFSGFSSQKQNFSGFHAVPDALAFSRSSSVSPPPSTGSPDLLSPLFPEPGSLKSSHPFSDLGPNGNFYAISDAESVQNLAYALKGLQRSASADSLSDQDGYTSSSSLSGCDSPSLEGKRLPIFSRLSVSDD